TTTTTGTTACGGTTAACGGCCGCATAATTCAACCGGAGGTTCAGTTTGCAGCCCGTTAACGCTGCTTTCCCGCTCAAGCATATCGTTTCCGGCATTTTGCTGTGTTTTCTCCCCTTACAAATATCCGCACAGCCCAATCTGCCGGACGCGGCCGTTTATTCGGCCGAATGGCTGCCGGTTTACCCTCAGGTGAGCGTAAACGGCAGCGTTTCAGACGGCCTGTATGAATTCATTTCGCATAAAGAAACCCTGCTGGTTCAAAACAAAACCCTAACCTCGCTCGGCATCCGCATACCGCCCGAATTGTTGCAGCAGGCCCGCAGCATGGCGCCGCAACAGCCCCGCGACGGCACATCAGATTCAGACGGCCGCACCTCATCCGCCGCCGCTTCATCCGACACCGAAACCCCAACCGAAATCCCAGCCGAAGCCACTCCTGCCGAGCCGCCACATGATATTTGGTATGTGCTGGACAGCATTGCCCAGTTACAGATGCAATACGATGCCGCCGGGCAGGCTTTGGCGTTAACCGCACCGCTGGCGTGGCTGGATTTGCCGACCACCCGTATCGGCGGCCTGCCGCAACGGGCTTATCAGGTTGCCGAATCGGGTTTCGCAGGTGTGCTCAATTATGATTACAACGTTTCCCGCAACCACAACGGCGATGTCAGCCAAGGGCTGTTGGCCGAGGCACGTCTCACCACGCCCTTCGGCTATTTGAGCCACAATCAGCTTTGGAGCCGCCAAAGCCCGCAAGCCGGTGCCGCGTCGCCGAACAATGTCCGTTTGGACACTTATTGGCGCACGGTATGGGCCGACAAAGGGTTGGTGTTGACTGCCGGCGACGTGCTTACCAGCCAACTGAACGGCTCGGGCAGTTCGCGTCTCGGGGGCATCAGGCTGGAACGCACATACAGTGTGCAGCCGTGGCGCAATACCGCCCCGTTGTTTTCTTATTTGGGCGAAAGTACGCTGCCGGGCACGGTAGATTTATATCTGGACGGCGTAAAACAATACAGCCGCGATATTGCCGCAGGCAAATATGAAATCACCCTGCCGCCGGGCATCAGCGGCAGCGGCATGGCGCAAGTGGTGGCCACCGATGTGTTGGGCCGAACCGTTGTTGTGGATATGCCTTTATACGGCGGCAGCGGCCTCTTGGCCAAAGGATTGTCGGAATGGTCGCTGGAGGCAGGCTATCTGCGCCGTGGTTACGGTTTGGCCTCCGCCGATTACGGCAACAAACCGGCGGGCAGCGGCACATGGCGTTACGGCATCACCAATGCCCTAACCGTCCAGCTGCACGCCGAAGGCAGCAGCGGCTACCGCCAAATCGGTGCGGCATCCGGCATGGTGCTGGGTTCGTTAGGACAGTTAAACCTCAGCCATGCGCACAGCCGCCTTCAAACACAAAACGGCAGGCAGAGCAGCGTTTCTTTCAGCACGCAGAAAGGCGGTTGGTCGTTCGGCACGGGTTGGAGCCGAACCGACGGCCGTTTCGCGCATTTGAGCACCACGCTCGACCCCGCCGCCTATCTTGCCGAAGCTGCCGCCCCCGTCCGCACCGCATCCCTTGCCGTGGGTTGGAACAACAACCTGTTAGGCTCTTTTGCCCTGTCTTACCTGCACAGCAAAAAAGGGCAGGAAACGCCCGACAAGGTGGGCACTTTAAACTGGAACCGCAATTTCGGCAGCCGCACCAGCATATTTTTGAGTGCGGCCCGCAACTTCACCCCCGGCGGGCAGCACAGCCTTTACGGCGGCGTGTCGTTCAACCTCGACAAAGGCTATTTCTCCACGCTCAGCGGCCAGCGCGACAACGGCGGCGACAACAGCTACCGCGTTTCGGTCAGCAAATCTTCAGACGGCCTGAACAGCCCGTCGTGGAACATCGGCTGGCAGCAAAACGAAACACAGGGGCGGCGCAGAGGCCGTCTGAACGGCTTTATCAACTACGACACCCAATACGGCGATGCGCGCGGCAATGTTTACAACGCACAGGGCCGCACCGATTGGAGCGCAGGTTGGAAAGGCGGGCTGGTGTGGATGAACGGCGGCCTGTTTGCCACGCGCACCGTCGACAACAGCTTTGCCGTTGTCAGCACCGACGGCGTGGCAGACGTGCCCGTGTCTTTGTTTAACAACAAAGTAGGCCATACCAACCGCAAAGGCTTATTGCTGGTGCCCAATCTTTCGGCCTATCAAGAGAATACGCTCGATGCCGACATCACCGACCTGCCGCAAAATATGGCAGCCGAGCGCGCTCGCATTTTGGCCGTGCCGTCCGAACGGTCCGGCGTTAACGTTAACTTCAGGTTCAACCGCATGCAGGCCGCTTCGATGGTTTTGAAAAGCGCCGACGGGCAGTTTGTTCCCGCCGGAGCCGTTATCCGCCGTTCAGACGGCCTACCGGCGGCCGTGGTCGGTTTCGACGGCCAAACCTTTATTGAAAACCTGGCGGCAGGAGAAAACCGCTTCAGCATCACCCTGCCCGATGAAAGCGAATGCCGCTTCAGCGCAAACTATCAAACCGGCCCGCATCAGGCCGACCTGCCCGATTTAGGTGAAATCATATGCACACAATAAACCTGACTAGTCGCCCGTTTTCCGGCCGCCCCGCCAAACCGCGCATACTGCTTATCGCCCGGCTGTTTGCCGCAGCCTGCCTGCTGTTGTTTGTTCAGACGGCCCGGGCAAACTGCATGGCAACCATGCAGGATGTTAATTTCGGCAATGTGGATTTGCTTAATCCCGACACGCTGACCACTCAGGCTACCGTAACTGTTACTTGTAGTAGAACCACTTGGCAGGATCAAACGTTTCATGTTTGTTTGGGAGTCGACGGTGGAAAAGCAGGGGGAGCCACCCAATTCAACCCCCGCTATATGTGCCCGAACGGCGCTTGCTCTGGAACAGGGAACCGGTTGGCATTTAACCTTTACACCGATGCCAACCATAATACGATTTGGGGTTCCTTCAAGTATCCGGCATTCCCCACCACTATTAATATGGTCTTTGATTTTATGTGGAACTCTCCGTCTTCCCAATCTAAAACGGTTCCTGTATATGCCAAGCTGATAACCTCTTCATCCAATATTGCCGCTATTGCCGCTGGCCAATATACCAACGGCTTCACGTTAGGTTCGACAGGTCTTGCTTTCAGCGACTCCGGCCGTTGCGGTCAATATAGTGGTGATACCCGTACCCGCTTTCCGTTTACCGTTTCCGCCACCGTGGTAAAAAACTGCAATATTAACAAACCCAACAACATCGACTTCGGCACGGTGAATCCCGTCGACACCAATCTGACAGGGAACACATCCCTCGGCGTAACCTGTACCAGCGGCACGCCTTACAACATCGGCTTGAAGCCGTCCAACAACAATACCGCCGGTGCGGGCGAAATGCTGCCCGTTACACCGGGCGGCGGCAATACCGACCGCATTCCCTACCAGCTCCGCTCGGGCAGCGGCGCCAACGGTGCGGTTTGGGGCAACACCGCCACCGCCACACAAACCGGAAACGGCATAGGCGGAACGGGAACGGGGTCACTGCAAAACTACAATATTTACGCTACCGTGCCTTCCGCCGACTACCACTACGGCGATTATCAAGACACCGTAACCGTGCAGGTTAATTATTGAATATGTAGGAAAAGCTAGCGTTGTTTACAGTATTTGAAAGACAATACTGCATGAACATCCATAAAAATACCCGGCTAACCCCGCATAACCGCCAGGCCATTTGGCGCGCTTATACACAAGACAAAATCAGTGTAACTTCGTTGGCACAACAATACCGTGTCAGCAGAGTAACGATTTACCGCATACTCAAAGCAGCCCGGTTGCGGCTGCTCACCCCGCAAAAAAGCACCAACAACCGCTTTAAACAAGCCAAATACGGCATGAAACGCCTGGCTAAAGTTGAGCGGGAAATCGAAGAGAAACTCAAAAAACAGGCAAAGCGTTACAACCAATCCTATCCCGGCGAAATGGTTCATTTCGATACCAAACGGCTGCCTTTGCTACAAAACCAAAAAGCAACCGACCCTCGGGATTATCTGTTTGTTGCCATTGATGATTTTTCCCGCGAGCTGTATGCTGCAATATTGCCGGACCGTACAGCAGCCAGCGCAGCCAAATTTCTTTTGCGCGATGTGATAGATTGTTGTCCCTATACCATCGAATGCGCCTATTCCGACAACGGTGTGGAAATCGTGGCAATGCGGAGCACCCGTTTGGCATTGCCTGTGTGCAAAACAACATAAGCCAAAAATTCACCCGTGTTGCCCGGCCGCAAACCAATGGTAAAGCCGAGCGGGTTATCCGTACCTTAATGGAAATGTGGCATGACAAGCATCCGTTTAAGGATTCGGCGCTCCGGCAAAAAGAGTTATGTCGTTTTGTTAACTTTTATAACACCGTCAAGCCCCACAAGAGCCTGAAAGGCGACCCCCCTTTTGAGGTTTTACAGGCTTCATTCCCAACCTGTTGTGTAAACAACCCGACCTTTTCCCACACCTGAAACCTTTGCAAAATTTCTTTCAATATCTTAAAACCGCCGCGTCATGCTCGGGCTTGACCCGAGCATCTTTTTGTTTCAAAAGAAATAACAGATAGTCGGCTCAAGCCCGAGTATGACGGAATACAAGCATTTTCAGGAATGAATCGACTTTTTGCAAAGGTCTCGGCCTGAACAACTTGCAAAAGTATAGTGAATTCAAATAAAAACTCCGAAATGAAATAACTGCATTCAAACTTGCAATTGGGCGATATGCTAAAGAATCGTTTTACCCTACTTCGGCATTCTTATTTTAATCCACTATATCAGAGCGCAAACATTTTCAAGGTTGAACCGGCATTTTATAAAACAACAGGCCGTCTGAAACGTTTCAGACGGCCTGTTTTCAATATGCCTTCACACTCAAATATCGCCTTGTGCTTTCACTTTTTCGGCGCTGAATTCCAGTTTGCTTAAGGCCGAAAGATAGGCTTTGGCGGTGGCGACCAGCACGTCGGTGTCGGCACCCTGGCCGTTTACCACACGGTTGCCGCGGGCGAGGCGCACGGAGGTTTCGCCCTGGCTTTCGGTGCCTTCGGTTACGGCGTTCACCGAATAAATTTGCAGGGTGGCGCCGCTGTTCACCACGCTTTCGATGGCTTTGAAAATGGCATCGACCGGGCCTGAGCCGGTGGCTTCGGCCTGTTTTTCTTCGCCTTTCACGCTGAATACGATTTGCGCGCGCGGCTCTTCGCCGGTTTCGGTGGTGATGCGCTGCGAAACGAATTTATAGGCATCTTGGGCGAGGCTGTGCATTTCGTCGGAAACCAGCGCGTGCAGGTCTTCGTCGAAAATTTCGCGTTTTTTGTCGGCCAGCTCTTTGAAGCGTGCGAAAGCGGCGTTTAAGGCTTCTTCGCTGCCCAGCTCGATGCCCAAATCGGCAAGCTTGGTTTTAAAGGCGTTGCGGCCGGAAAGTTTGCCCAAGCTCAGGCGGTTGGCGGCCCAGCCCACTGATTCGGCCGACATGATTTCGTAGGTTTCGCGGTGTTTGAGCACGCCGTCTTGGTGGATGCCCGATTCGTGCGCGAAGGCGTTGGCGCCGACGATGGCCTTATTAGGCTGCACGGGGTAGCCGGTTACGGTGGACACGAGTTTGGAAGAGGGTACGATTTGAGTGGTGTCGATGCCGGTTTCCAAACCGAAAACGTCGTTACGGGTTTTCAGCGCCATCACGATTTCTTCGATGGATGCGTTGCCGGCGCGTTCGCCCAAGCCGTTTACGGTGCACTCTACCTGGCGCGCGCCGCCTTTCAATGCGGCCAGCGAGTTGGCAACCGCCAGGCCTAAATCGTTGTGGCAGTGCGCCGACCACACCACTTTGCCGCTGCCGGGGGTTTTGGCAATCAGCTCGCGGAAGAATTCTTCGGTTTTATGGGGAATCGAATAGCCGACGGTGTCGGGGATATTGATGGTGGTGGCGCCCGCTTCGATTACGGCGCCGCAGATTTCGGCCAGAAAGCCGATTTCGGAACGCAGTGCGTCTTCACATGAAAATTCGACGTCGTCGGTATATTCTTTGGCTATTTTCACGGCTTTAACGGCGGCTTCCACCACTTTGGCCGGTTTCATCTTCAGCTTGTGTTCCATGTGGATGGGGCTGGTAGCGATAAAGGTGTGGATGCGGCG
The sequence above is a segment of the Neisseria dentiae genome. Coding sequences within it:
- a CDS encoding 2-isopropylmalate synthase, producing the protein MQLDIDRLIAYFGGVNALAEALKAHDPENAASTAAIYKWRTRGSLPLAQLQKLTALAEAQGRPLDLNAFLQQQTSLEKQTMPQNNRVIIFDTTLRDGEQSPGAAMTKEEKIRIARQLEKLGVDVIEAGFAAASPGDFEAVNEIAKTLTRATVCTLARAVENDIRKAGEAIAPAANRRIHTFIATSPIHMEHKLKMKPAKVVEAAVKAVKIAKEYTDDVEFSCEDALRSEIGFLAEICGAVIEAGATTINIPDTVGYSIPHKTEEFFRELIAKTPGSGKVVWSAHCHNDLGLAVANSLAALKGGARQVECTVNGLGERAGNASIEEIVMALKTRNDVFGLETGIDTTQIVPSSKLVSTVTGYPVQPNKAIVGANAFAHESGIHQDGVLKHRETYEIMSAESVGWAANRLSLGKLSGRNAFKTKLADLGIELGSEEALNAAFARFKELADKKREIFDEDLHALVSDEMHSLAQDAYKFVSQRITTETGEEPRAQIVFSVKGEEKQAEATGSGPVDAIFKAIESVVNSGATLQIYSVNAVTEGTESQGETSVRLARGNRVVNGQGADTDVLVATAKAYLSALSKLEFSAEKVKAQGDI
- a CDS encoding fimbria/pilus outer membrane usher protein, with translation MQPVNAAFPLKHIVSGILLCFLPLQISAQPNLPDAAVYSAEWLPVYPQVSVNGSVSDGLYEFISHKETLLVQNKTLTSLGIRIPPELLQQARSMAPQQPRDGTSDSDGRTSSAAASSDTETPTEIPAEATPAEPPHDIWYVLDSIAQLQMQYDAAGQALALTAPLAWLDLPTTRIGGLPQRAYQVAESGFAGVLNYDYNVSRNHNGDVSQGLLAEARLTTPFGYLSHNQLWSRQSPQAGAASPNNVRLDTYWRTVWADKGLVLTAGDVLTSQLNGSGSSRLGGIRLERTYSVQPWRNTAPLFSYLGESTLPGTVDLYLDGVKQYSRDIAAGKYEITLPPGISGSGMAQVVATDVLGRTVVVDMPLYGGSGLLAKGLSEWSLEAGYLRRGYGLASADYGNKPAGSGTWRYGITNALTVQLHAEGSSGYRQIGAASGMVLGSLGQLNLSHAHSRLQTQNGRQSSVSFSTQKGGWSFGTGWSRTDGRFAHLSTTLDPAAYLAEAAAPVRTASLAVGWNNNLLGSFALSYLHSKKGQETPDKVGTLNWNRNFGSRTSIFLSAARNFTPGGQHSLYGGVSFNLDKGYFSTLSGQRDNGGDNSYRVSVSKSSDGLNSPSWNIGWQQNETQGRRRGRLNGFINYDTQYGDARGNVYNAQGRTDWSAGWKGGLVWMNGGLFATRTVDNSFAVVSTDGVADVPVSLFNNKVGHTNRKGLLLVPNLSAYQENTLDADITDLPQNMAAERARILAVPSERSGVNVNFRFNRMQAASMVLKSADGQFVPAGAVIRRSDGLPAAVVGFDGQTFIENLAAGENRFSITLPDESECRFSANYQTGPHQADLPDLGEIICTQ
- a CDS encoding Csu type fimbrial protein, whose protein sequence is MHTINLTSRPFSGRPAKPRILLIARLFAAACLLLFVQTARANCMATMQDVNFGNVDLLNPDTLTTQATVTVTCSRTTWQDQTFHVCLGVDGGKAGGATQFNPRYMCPNGACSGTGNRLAFNLYTDANHNTIWGSFKYPAFPTTINMVFDFMWNSPSSQSKTVPVYAKLITSSSNIAAIAAGQYTNGFTLGSTGLAFSDSGRCGQYSGDTRTRFPFTVSATVVKNCNINKPNNIDFGTVNPVDTNLTGNTSLGVTCTSGTPYNIGLKPSNNNTAGAGEMLPVTPGGGNTDRIPYQLRSGSGANGAVWGNTATATQTGNGIGGTGTGSLQNYNIYATVPSADYHYGDYQDTVTVQVNY